Genomic segment of Sulfitobacter faviae:
AGGTATTGCGAGGCCAGTCGCATGGCGTCGGCCGTATCGAGGAAATCCGCCAGACAGATTGCGCGTGTCGGGCTGGGATGGCGCCGCTGTAGATAATTGTAATGCGATACGAAGCGCGCCACAGGATCGCGCAGCAGGGTAATGAAAACATAGTCTTTCGCGGCTCCATCGTGGAGCATGTGATCGTATTGTACATGGCCAGAGATCATACGGGTGCCGCGCGCGACCAGCCGGTGCAACTGAGCCCGGCGGCGTTCGTAATCGGCCCGCATTCTTGGCCCGGCGGGTGCCGTTGGATCGCCGGGATCAAGGTCGATCACCGCCTGCGACAGGCAGTACCGCAGCCGAAGCGCTGTGCCAAAGCTGGAGCCGCCGCATTTGGGGACGTGGATATAGATGATCCGGGGCATGGGGGCTCCGTCGATTCGGGTCACAACTCCCCGAAGATTGCAGCGTTTGGTTAATGAGCGCTTAACGAAAGCTGGCGTCGCCGCGCGCTGCGGCAACTCGAAAATAACGGAGGATGTATCACACCGTTTTTGTGCGGTTCTTGAAAAAAATCGCTCCGGTTAAGCATTTGGTAAGATCTGTCGCTTGAAAGTGGCCGCGTTCGAAGAGGGTGGGAGCCCGATTTTCGAGGGACGCCGATGCATATTGTTCACCTGCTTACCCGCCTTCTCAGGGCCGGTTCTGAGGAGAATACGCTTGAAACCTGCCGCTGGCAGATCGCCCAGGGACACCGGGTGTCGCTGATCCACGGCGCCGCGCCCGATCCCTATTGGGAGGATCGCTTGCCACCTGGCCTGACCCGGATCCCTCTGCCCGAAATGGTGCATCCCGTCCATCCGGCGCAGGATCTACGCGCGTTGATCCGGTTGCGGCAAATTTACCGCCAGCTGGCGCCCGACGTGATCCATACCCATCAAAGCAAGGCCGGTATCCTCGGTCGCCTCGCGGCCCGGGCGGTCCCGGATGCAGTGGTGGCGCATGGGGTTCACATCGTACCTTTCGAGGGTGTGTCCCCGGCAAAACGCGCGCTTTACCTTGCTGCGGAGCGCTTGGCGGCGCGGCAGACAGATGTGTTCATCGGGGTCTCCGAAACGGTTGGTCGAGCCTATGTCGCGGCGGGGATCGCGCGGCGCGGGCGGGTGCATTGTGTGCGCTCAGGAATGGACATCGAACGCTTCCGCAACCCGGCGCTGCCCGCCGATTGGCGCGCGCTTCTGGGGGTTGCGCACGGCGATGCACGGCCCCGTGTGGTGCTGATGATGGCCGCTTTCGAGCCGCGCAAACGGCACCTCCCTTTTCTGCGCGCTTTCGCCCGCTTGGCGGATAGGTTGCCGAACCTAAAACTGCTGCTGGCCGGTGCAGGGCCGGAGGAAGCATCAATCCGCGCGGCGGTAGAGGGGCTGGGCCTGCGTGATAAGGTCGTCTTTTGCGGGCATCGGCAGGATCCGGAAGCCTTGTTCGCTCTTGCCGATCTTTCAGTGCTGACCTCGGCCCGGGAAGGTCTACCGCGGGTGGCCGTCCAGTCTATGGCGGCGGGTTGCCCGATGGTTGTGCAGGACCTGCCGGGCATTGGGGAGATTATCGACCATGGGCGGAATGGAATGGTCGCCGAAGGCAGCGACATGGGCGAAGTGGTGCGGGTGATGAACGAATTGTTGTACGACGCGCGGCGCCTCAACCGAATGCGAAAGGAGGCGCTGGCCACGGACGTCAGCGCTTGGGCACTTGACACTCTCGGGCGGCGCACGACTGCTCTCTATGGTCTTCCCGCGCGTTGCGGCGGTGCCGTGGCGGCGGATCACGAATTGGGTCTGGCATGACGGTCTACGTCAATGGCCGCTTTCTGGCGCAGCCGATCTCGGGCGTTCAACGTTTCGCGCATGAGGTGCTGGGAGCACTCGATAGGGAACTTTGCCGATCTGCTGATTTGAGGGACAGGCTCGGCCCTATAGAAGTGCTCGCGCCACGCAGGGTCGAAACACCGGGCTGGCAGAGGCTCAGGCTGCGCCATCTGCCCGGTGGGGCCGGCCACCTGTGGGAGCAGGGACCACTGTGGCGGGCAAGTCGTGATGGCGTTCTGATCAGTCTGGGCAACAGTGGGCCGCTTAGGCATCGTGCGCAAATCATCTGTCTGCATGATGCCAACTTATGGGACATTCCCGAAGCCTACAGCGCGCGCTACCGGCTTTGGCATTGCGCGCTGCGGCCCCGCCTCGCCCGCCGCGCCGCGGCCTTGCTAACGGTAAGCCGTTATTCGGCTAAGGCGCTGGCAGACCGTTTGAGTGTGGCCGAAGCTCGCTTCCGTATCTTGCACAATAGCGCGGATCATATGCTGCGGCTGCCCTCCGTGCCTGATGTCCCTGCACGCTATGGGCTGACGGCGGGGAACTATTTGTTAAGCGTTGGCAACCGCAGTCCTAACAAGAACCTGCGCGCGTTGATCAACGCGCATGCGGCATGCGGTGATGAGGTCCCGCCCTTGGTTGTTGTCGGTGGTAATGTACCCGGTATCGCGTCGCAGGCGGCCGCGGGAGACCGGGTCATCGCCCTCGGCCGGGTGCCGGACTGCGATCTGCGCGGTCTCTATGAGGGGCATCGGCATTTGTCTTCGCGGCGTTACACGAGGGCTTTGGCATTCCCCCGCTTGAGGCGATGCGGTTAGGTGTGCCGGTGATTTGCGCGCGGCGCGGGGCGATGCCGGAGATCCTGGGCGATGCACCGCTTTGGTTCGACCCTCATGATGAAGGGGAGATTGCGCGCGCGCTGAGAGGGTATTTGTACCTTGATAGAGAAATGCGTAGAAAACGCGTCGGATTAGGGCAAAAACAAGCGGAGAAATATTGCTGGCGCGAAAGCGCACTTACTATGGCACAGGTCGTGGCGGAGATGTTGCACGGGCTGGCTCCACGAAAGGAAGTCGCTCAAGCTAGCGGCCTTAAATTGAGCG
This window contains:
- a CDS encoding sulfotransferase family 2 domain-containing protein, producing the protein MPRIIYIHVPKCGGSSFGTALRLRYCLSQAVIDLDPGDPTAPAGPRMRADYERRRAQLHRLVARGTRMISGHVQYDHMLHDGAAKDYVFITLLRDPVARFVSHYNYLQRRHPSPTRAICLADFLDTADAMRLASQYLFYFAGQNLQPGQDPAPLIARAIAALKRFDIVGDLSQPHVFTKRLQHYTGSPFPLWQRNAAPVPTEIPTGLRPRIEALCAADIAVYRAARTTRIAA
- a CDS encoding glycosyltransferase produces the protein MHIVHLLTRLLRAGSEENTLETCRWQIAQGHRVSLIHGAAPDPYWEDRLPPGLTRIPLPEMVHPVHPAQDLRALIRLRQIYRQLAPDVIHTHQSKAGILGRLAARAVPDAVVAHGVHIVPFEGVSPAKRALYLAAERLAARQTDVFIGVSETVGRAYVAAGIARRGRVHCVRSGMDIERFRNPALPADWRALLGVAHGDARPRVVLMMAAFEPRKRHLPFLRAFARLADRLPNLKLLLAGAGPEEASIRAAVEGLGLRDKVVFCGHRQDPEALFALADLSVLTSAREGLPRVAVQSMAAGCPMVVQDLPGIGEIIDHGRNGMVAEGSDMGEVVRVMNELLYDARRLNRMRKEALATDVSAWALDTLGRRTTALYGLPARCGGAVAADHELGLA